In Primulina eburnea isolate SZY01 chromosome 5, ASM2296580v1, whole genome shotgun sequence, a single window of DNA contains:
- the LOC140832330 gene encoding protein phosphatase 2C 50-like isoform X1, which yields MDEITPVISVCFKLGNLIYEDSVLTTCVDITGIFELISNTRSLLLEVEPSMTKLPLSIEHISFTSSVPQDEVVAENESNFDELSIGEADLLAMSREDEGRVVLSDPINQELRKAGFIPFDCDSIPAILDCGYESNGTNTPCMDECDVLEVDLGPKSLNFLDKDCSDSGESMMESVVVEDLVLVGENGETMVMLDLSKRVSESLFEVSKEAKINKHNFPPLWGLVSIQGRRHEMEDSAVALPRYLRLPSRMLSDNPHLCSSDQDLTVHLFGVYDGHGGSQVANYCKKRLHIALTEEIDKSKQNFSDIEFSWKEQWMKIFLDCFRKLDDEVGGSPEIDGDITSNPLVVPPVAPGSVGSTAVVAIVSSTHIIVANCGDSRAVLCRGKAAVPLSTDHKPRREDECERIEALGGKVISWNGYRVSGVLAVSRSIGDRYLSPYIISDPEITFHPRAKEDECLILASDGLWDVMTNEEACDLARRRILLWYKRNGGTLSKDKDRGEDTDPAAQDAANYLSQVAFQRGSIDNISVIVVDLKAPRKGKKKMV from the exons ATGGATGAAATAACTCCTGTAATTTCTGTTTGCTTTAAGCTGGGAAATCTAATTTATGAGGACTCTGTGCTCACGACTTGTGTTGATATTACTGGGATTTTTGAGCTCATATCCAACACAAGAAGCTTGTTGTTGGAAGTGGAACCATCTATGACTAAACTTCCTCTATCAATTGAACACATAAGTTTTACTTCTAGTGTTCCTCAAGATGAAGTTGTCGCCGAGAATGAGTCGAATTTTGATGAATTGAGCATTGGCGAAGCCGATCTTTTGGCAATGAGTAGGGAAGATGAGGGTCGTGTCGTACTTAGTGACCCCATTAATCAAGAACTGAGGAAAGCTGGTTTTATACCATTCGACTGTGACTCGATTCCGGCCATTTTAGATTGTGGATACGAATCAAATGGAACTAACACACCATGTATGGATGAGTGCGATGTGTTGGAGGTTGATTTAGGACCGAAATCACTTAATTTCTTGGATAAGGATTGCTCCGATTCAGGGGAATCGATGATGGAGTCAGTGGTAGTAGAGGATCTTGTTTTGGTAGGAGAAAATGGTGAGACAATGGTCATGCTCGACTTGAGTAAAAGAGTTTCGGAATCCCTTTTCGAGGTTTCCAAAGAAGCAAAGATAAATAAGCATAATTTTCCACCTCTTTGGGGATTGGTGTCGATTCAAGGAAGGAGGCATGAGATGGAAGATTCTGCGGTAGCTTTACCACGATACTTGAGATTGCCTTCCCGAATGTTGAGTGATAACCCTCACTTATGTTCATCAGATCAAGATTTAACTGTCCATCTATTTGGAGTTTATGACGGACATGGAGGTTCCCAG GTTGCTAATTATTGCAAAAAGCGTCTTCATATAGCCTTAACCGAAGAGATTGATAAATCTAAACAAAATTTTAGTGACATTGAGTTTAGCTGGAAGGAGCAATGGATGAAGATTTTTCTTGATTGTTTTCGAAAATTGGATGATGAAGTTGGAGGTTCTCCCGAAATCGACGGAGATATTACCTCTAACCCGCTAGTGGTTCCACCCGTCGCTCCCGGCTCAGTTGGATCTACGGCTGTGGTGGCGATAGTTTCTTCGACCCATATCATTGTTGCGAATTGTGGTGATTCGAGGGCAGTCCTGTGTCGTGGGAAAGCAGCCGTGCCCTTATCTACCGACCATAAG CCTCGCAGAGAAGATGAGTGCGAAAGGATAGAAGCTTTGGGAGGCAAGGTTATTAGTTGGAATGGATATCGAGTTTCGGGCGTGCTCGCGGTGTCAAGATCCATTG GTGACAGATATTTGAGTCCATACATCATATCAGATCCAGAGATAACGTTCCATCCTCGAGCGAAGGAGGACGAGTGCCTTATTCTAGCTAGCGACGGCCTTTGGGACGTAATGACAAACGAGGAGGCTTGTGATTTGGCTCGAAGGCGAATCCTACTCTGGTACAAAAGAAACGGCGGTACCCTTTCCAAAGATAAAGATAGAGGTGAGGATACCGATCCTGCGGCACAAGATGCAGCCAACTACCTCTCACAGGTTGCTTTCCAAAGGGGAAGCATAGACAACATATCTGTGATTGTGGTGGATTTGAAAGCCCCGCGGAAGGGGAAAAAGAAGATGGTGTAA
- the LOC140832329 gene encoding diacylglycerol O-acyltransferase 3-like: protein MEASGLIFSQPPCFSSTTSRRELKYCGRSGVLPEFYDNACLQYYHNRGGKSSCEVSSMGVIRCEKDVKENKGPMKMKKKKQMKLLKGLSRDLYAFSQMGFGLDSNLDKDLLRQVKGTTMTEAADLLLEHLQKLRSEKRLEKKRRQEQKKLGKSSGQMRNSLNLVEVSSSCSESSSDSECGEVIDLKDLKFAHPKQEESVLPSVKSSGTLETECSSKLEVCMGGKCKKSGAVAILDEFKKAVGIEGAVSGCKCMGQCRDGPNVRVLIGEAGDSRSVPINNPLFIGVGLEDVDKIVSNFLGNPGFAAAT from the exons ATGGAGGCTTCCGGTTTGATTTTCAGTCAACCCCCCTGCTTTTCATCTACAACTTCTCGTAGAGAATTGAAGTACTGTGGCAGAAGCGGAGTATTGCCTGAATTTTATGATAATGCTTGTCTGCAATATTACCACAACCGCGGCGGCAAGTCTAGCTGCGAGGTCTCGTCCATGGGGGTGATTAGATGTGAAAAGGATGTGAAGGAGAACAAGGGCCCGATGAAGATGAAAAAAAAGAAGCAGATGAAGTTGCTCAAGGGCCTTTCCAGAGATCTATATGCTTTCTCTCAGATGGGTTTTGGATTGGATTCTAATCTGGATAAAGATCTGCTTCGTCAGGTCAAAGGCACCACCATGACG GAAGCGGCTGATCTTTTACTGGAACATCTTCAGAAGCTCAGGTCGGAGAAGCGTCTCGAGAAGAAAAGGAGGCAAGAACAGAAGAAACTAGGGAAATCCTCCGGGCAGATGCGAAACAGCCTTAATCTCGTCGAAGTGTCGTCCAGTTGTTCAGAATCATCAAGTGACAGTGAATGTGGCGAGGTAATAGACTTGAAAGACCTTAAATTCGCACATCCAAAGCAAGAGGAATCCGTTCTGCCATCAGTT AAATCATCAGGCACCTTAGAGACCGAGTGTTCGAGCAAACTCGAGGTATGCATGGGAGGGAAGTGCAAGAAATCAGGAGCAGTAGCTATTCTTGatgaattcaagaaagctgTGGGGATTGAAGGCGCAGTTTCAGGGTGCAAATGCATGGGTCAATGCAGGGATGGTCCCAATGTACGGGTTCTGATCGGCGAAGCTGGTGATTCCAGGAGTGTTCCTATCAATAATCCCCTGTTCATCGGTGTGGGTTTGGAGGATGTGGATAAAATCGTGTCCAATTTTCTTGGCAACCCTGGCTTTGCTGCTGCAACTTGA
- the LOC140832331 gene encoding protein RETICULATA-RELATED 3, chloroplastic-like gives MAAQLFYSPPSGGLGSVTATRHDAKLGTIFADTTFPNSLSLPSLQCSTMKLKNSDLVSKFYIPCARGGGGDIGVGRGGGGGNGGNSDWSGGGNSDESKSSSDAFGLIGAFINGWRSRVASDPQFPFKVLMEELVGVSACVLGDMASRPNFGLNELDFVFSTLVVGSILNFVLMYLLAPTMSSSSQNLPGIFANSPASHMFEPGAYSLLSRLGTFVYKGTLFAAVGFAAGLFGTVISNGLISMRKKMDPNFETPNKPPPTVLNAATWAIHMGVSSNFRYQTLNGIEFLLAKGLPTFLFKTSVVVLRCLNNVLGGMSFVILARITGSQSVHEEKPVIVEDSSVDKEKLVNKDDDLQTSEYTSK, from the coding sequence ATGGCAGCTCAGCTATTCTACTCTCCTCCTTCTGGCGGTCTTGGCTCTGTCACTGCTACTCGTCACGATGCCAAACTTGGTACCATATTTGCCGATACTACTTTCCCTAATAGCCTTTCCCTACCCTCATTACAATGTAGTACCATGAAACTAAAAAACTCGGATTTGGTTTCCAAATTCTACATTCCATGCGCtcgtggtggtggtggtgataTTGGTGTTGgtcgtggtggtggtggtgggaaTGGTGGCAATAGTGACTGGAGTGGCGGTGGGAACTCGGATGAGTCCAAGTCTTCGTCGGATGCATTTGGACTTATTGGGGCTTTTATAAATGGATGGAGGTCGAGGGTTGCTTCTGACCCTCAATTCCCTTTCAAAGTTCTCATGGAAGAGTTGGTCGGTGTTAGTGCTTGTGTTCTTGGAGACATGGCGTCACGCCCCAATTTCGGGCTCAATGAACTTGATTTTGTCTTTTCGACGCTTGTTGTTGGTTCCATACTGAACTTTGTACTCATGTATCTCTTAGCCCCTACCATGTCTTCTTCAAGCCAAAATCTTCCAGGCATTTTCGCGAATTCTCCTGCAAGCCATATGTTCGAACCAGGAGCTTATAGTCTGTTGAGTAGGCTTGGCACTTTTGTTTACAAAGGAACGCTGTTTGCTGCTGTTGGTTTTGCTGCTGGGCTTTTCGGGACTGTTATTTCAAATGGATTGATTAGCATGAGGAAAAAGATGGATCCAAATTTCGAGACGCCAAACAAGCCTCCACCTACGGTTTTGAATGCCGCGACTTGGGCAATTCACATGGGTGTCAGCAGTAATTTCAGATACCAAACCTTGAATGGAATAGAGTTCTTGTTAGCCAAGGGACTTCCAACGTTCTTATTCAAGACCTCGGTTGTGGTTCTGAGGTGCTTGAACAATGTTCTTGGAGGAATGTCGTTCGTGATTCTGGCCAGGATAACTGGGTCACAAAGCGTTCATGAGGAAAAACCTGTTATTGTCGAGGATAGCTCAGTTGACAAGGAGAAGCTAGTAAACAAGGATGACGATTTGCAAACCAGTGAGTATACTTCCAAGTGA
- the LOC140832328 gene encoding uncharacterized protein, with amino-acid sequence MASLLSPALNIPLNKVDAVNTKALASKAPAKRRYLFVRPATRRCGQFPMIRNKTSLEADLPPVDAVNEKIDYGVVGVHHVGILCENLERSLHFYQNILGLEINEARPHNKLPYRGAWLWVGSEMIHLMELPNPDPLLGRPEHGGRDRHSCIAILDVSKLKAIFDREGIPYTLSRSGRPAIFARDPDANALEFTQVN; translated from the exons ATGGCTTCGCTACTCAGTCCTGCTCTCAATATACCACTAAACAAG GTGGATGCTGTAAATACGAAAGCCCTCGCTTCGAAAGCACCAGCTAAAAGAAGATATTTGTTTGTGAGACCTGCCACTCGGCGTTGTGGGCAGTTTCCGATGATAAGAAATAAAACATCTTTGGAAGCCGACTTACCTCCAGTGGATGCGGTTAATGAGAAGATTG ATTATGGGGTTGTTGGCGTTCACCATGTTGGGATCTTGTGTGAAAACCTTGAAAGATCGCTTCATTTTTACCAAAACATTCTTG GTCTGGAAATAAATGAAGCACGCCCACACAACAAACTGCCCTACAGGGGTGCTTGGTTGTGGGTGGGTTCTGAGATGATACATTTGATGGAGCTTCCAAACCCTGATCCATTATTGGGACGGCCGGAACACGGGGGTCGAGATCGTCACTCTTGCATTGCCATTCTAGATGTGTCTAAACTTAAAGCTATCTTTGATAGAGAAG GCATTCCTTACACCCTTAGTCGCTCAGGGAGACCAGCAATTTTCGCACGGGATCCAGATGCCAATGCACTCGAATTTACGCAGGTTAACTGA
- the LOC140832327 gene encoding U-box domain-containing protein 34 codes for MKLGGGGWNGCDLDTVAVAVAVKRAEGRGSQRAVRWAVQNLVTEADCLLLVHVMPTITSVPNPSGGCTPITEMDASLAEMYINDMKAKCEENFVKFKFQYHNQKIKTLLLEGDNAASTLLRYITYSRSTSLVVGSCSSNYFVRKTMESDVPSILLKNAPETCHIYVVSANMLAPYSLNPTSSTGRNLDSLAFQKEESSLSSSSIESKFGTCFSDVHSFSQENTHRSSSHSGSVLEIADRMGDVGISDSRRIRVFPSLSSTYSEQSDDIQTEIERMRLELKDTVSMYNRACEDLIYAESKVQMLSSACMEEAQKVNAARRREESLRIMAIKEREKYLEAQKEVQMAKAMLAKETYEKQMAETKAHKESMEKQEIVDALLSNDPRYRRYTREEIRKATDFFSEKKVIGEGGYGKVYKCSIDYLSVAIKVLRLDASDRKEEFLREVEVLSQLRHPHIVLLLGACPENRCLVYEYMENGSLEDHIFRRNGRPPLSLFSRFRVAFEVACGLAFLHSSKPEPIVHRDIKPANILLDKYFVSKIGDVGLAKIISDAAPDNITEYQDTVVAGTFYYIDPEYVRTGTVRAKSDLYAFGVIILQLLSARHPNGIITKFERAMSRGTLSDILDKSVPDWPLAEAHELADIALRCCNFRCRDRPDLETEVLPILKRLVEYADPSNSAARDNIHAPKHYYCPILQETMEDPYIAADGFTYEYDAIKAWFDRYDISPVTKKILQHKMLTPNHVLRSAIQEWRSVTSPTS; via the exons ATGAAGCTCGGCGGCGGCGGCTGGAACGGCTGTGATCTGGATACGGTTGCGGTTGCGGTGGCGGTGAAGAGAGCGGAAGGAAGAGGCAGTCAACGAGCGGTGCGATGGGCGGTGCAGAATTTGGTGACAGAGGCTGACTGTTTACTCCTGGTTCATGTTATGCCCACCATCACTTCGGTTCCTAATCCAT cAGGAGGTTGCACTCCAATTACAGAGATGGATGCAAGTTTGGCAGAAATGTATATTAATGATATGAAAGCCAAATGCGAAGAAAATTTTGTAAAGTTCAAGTTCCAATATCATAACCAGAAG ATCAAAACCTTGTTATTGGAGGGAGACAATGCTGCATCTACGCTTCTTAGATATATAACTTATTCGAGAAGTACAAGTTTGGTGGTTGGTTCCTGCTCCTCCAATTATTTTGTGAG GAAGACCATGGAATCTGATGTGCCCTCAATTCTTCTCAAGAATGCTCCTGAAACTTGCCACATTTATGTCGTCTCCGCGAACATGCTTGCACCTTATTCGCTGAATCCAACATCAAGTACTG GGAGGAATCTTGATTCTCTTGCATTTCAAAAAGAGGAATCCAGCCTATCTTCTTCTTCCATAGAGTCCAAATTCGGCACTTGCTTCTCTGATGTACACTCGTTTTCTCAAGAAAATACACACAGATCTTCGTCGCATTCAGGTTCTGTTTTGGAAATAGCTGACCGAATGGGAGATGTTGGTATCTCAGATAGCCGGAGAATTAGAGTATTCCCTTCCTTGTCATCTACATACTCAGAGCAG TCCGACGACATTCAGACTGAAATAGAGCGAATGCGCCTGGAATTGAAGGACACGGTTTCCATGTATAATCGAGCTTGTGAAGATCTGATCTATGCAGAAAGCAAG GTCCAAATGCTGTCTTCTGCATGCATGGAAGAAGCACAAAAGGTAAATGCTGCACGTCGAAGAGAAGAAAGTCTTAGGATAATGGCCATCAAAGAGAGAGAGAAATATCTGGAAGCTCAGAAGGAAGTTCAGATGGCAAAAGCAATGCTAGCAAAAGAGACCTATGAAAAGCAGATGGCAGAAACGAAGGCTCATAAAGAGTCAATGGAGAAACAGGAGATCGTTGATGCACTGTTATCAAATGATCCAAGGTACAGAAGGTACACAAGGGAAGAAATACGGAAGGCCACAGATTTTTTCTCTGAGAAAAAAGTGATTGGAGAAGGAGGATATGGGAAAGTTTACAAATGCAGCATTGATTATCTATCAGTTGCTATTAAAGTTCTTCGCCTTGATGCATCTGACAGAAAGGAGGAATTTCTGAGAGAG GTTGAAGTTCTTAGCCAATTGCGGCATCCCCATATTGTCTTATTGCTTGGAGCTTGTCCAGAAAATCGGTGTCTCGTCTATGAGTATATGGAGAATGGGAGCCTGGAAGACCATATCTTTCGGAGAAATGGCAGACCTCCTCTTTCATTGTTTTCAAGATTCCGGGTTGCCTTTGAAGTAGCTTGTGGGCTTGCATTTCTGCACTCATCAAAGCCCGAGCCTATAGTTCACCGGGACATAAAACCTGCAAATATTTTGTTAGATAAATACTTCGTGAGCAAGATAGGAGATGTTGGCCTGGCAAAGATCATTTCTGATGCGGCACCAGACAATATCACGGAATACCAGGACACAGTTGTTGCAGGTACCTTTTACTACATAGATCCAGAATATGTAAGAACTGGAACGGTTAGAGCGAAATCCGATTTGTATGCTTTTGGGGTTATAATCCTACAGTTATTGTCTGCTCGCCATCCTAATGGCATTATAACCAAGTTTGAAAGAGCTATGAGCAGGGGTACCTTATCTGATATTCTTGACAAGTCAGTCCCAGATTGGCCACTAGCGGAAGCACACGAACTAGCAGATATTGCATTGAGATGCTGTAATTTTAGATGTAGAGATCGGCCAGACCTTGAAACTGAAGTGTTGCCGATACTGAAAAGACTTGTTGAATATGCTGATCCAAGTAACTCGGCAGCTAGAGACAACATTCATGCTCCTAAACACTATTACTGTCCAATCCTTCAG GAAACAATGGAGGATCCATACATAGCAGCAGATGGTTTTACATACGAGTATGACGCGATAAAAGCGTGGTTCGACAGATACGATATATCCCCGGTGACGAAAAAAATATTGCAACACAAGATGCTCACCCCAAATCATGTTCTACGTTCTGCCATTCAAGAGTGGAGGAGCGTAACATCACCAACTTCTTGA
- the LOC140831604 gene encoding uncharacterized protein, translating to MMLRLVCRKLCEHAKGRDEIWPLSCAQLHGFHSGQPSLAPRSFFGVEDFLDDDNSRPYTYQKGKKSKNPTKHISFKQRTVAFMEPFTLDVFISKRFVSASLTHRVTCKQVAVAGTNSNDIKAVLKSRSDIPACLAIGRILADRAREADVYTATYTPRERDKFEGKIRAVVQSLIDNGIDIKVYLD from the exons ATGATGTTGAGACTTGTATGCCGCAAGTTATGTGAGCATGCAAAGGGAAGAGATGAAATTTGGCCTTTATCATGTGCACAGTTGCATGGTTTTCACAGTGGTCAG CCTTCCCTTGCACCTAGAAGCTTCTTTGGTGTAGAAGATTTTCTCGACGATGATAATAGCCGGCCATATACGTACCAAAAAGGGAAGAAGTCCAAGAATCCAACCAAGCACATATCTTTCAAGCAACGTACTGTTGCTTTTATGGAGCCATTTACCTTGGATGTCTTCATTTCAAAACGCTTCGTCTCTGCTTCACTTACCCACAGGGTAACATGCAAACAAGTTGCTGTGGCTGGTACAAATTCAAATGATATCAAGGCTGTGCTTAAATCACGATCAGATATACCTGCGTGTTTGGCTATAGGTCGGATTTTGGCTGATAGAGCAAGAGAAGCTGATGTATACACGGCAACTTATACTCCTAGGGAAAGAGACAAGTTTGAAGGGAAGATCAGAGCTGTAGTTCAGTCCCTCATTGACAATGGCATTGACATTAAAGTTTACCTTGATTGA
- the LOC140832330 gene encoding protein phosphatase 2C 50-like isoform X2, protein MTKLPLSIEHISFTSSVPQDEVVAENESNFDELSIGEADLLAMSREDEGRVVLSDPINQELRKAGFIPFDCDSIPAILDCGYESNGTNTPCMDECDVLEVDLGPKSLNFLDKDCSDSGESMMESVVVEDLVLVGENGETMVMLDLSKRVSESLFEVSKEAKINKHNFPPLWGLVSIQGRRHEMEDSAVALPRYLRLPSRMLSDNPHLCSSDQDLTVHLFGVYDGHGGSQVANYCKKRLHIALTEEIDKSKQNFSDIEFSWKEQWMKIFLDCFRKLDDEVGGSPEIDGDITSNPLVVPPVAPGSVGSTAVVAIVSSTHIIVANCGDSRAVLCRGKAAVPLSTDHKPRREDECERIEALGGKVISWNGYRVSGVLAVSRSIGDRYLSPYIISDPEITFHPRAKEDECLILASDGLWDVMTNEEACDLARRRILLWYKRNGGTLSKDKDRGEDTDPAAQDAANYLSQVAFQRGSIDNISVIVVDLKAPRKGKKKMV, encoded by the exons ATGACTAAACTTCCTCTATCAATTGAACACATAAGTTTTACTTCTAGTGTTCCTCAAGATGAAGTTGTCGCCGAGAATGAGTCGAATTTTGATGAATTGAGCATTGGCGAAGCCGATCTTTTGGCAATGAGTAGGGAAGATGAGGGTCGTGTCGTACTTAGTGACCCCATTAATCAAGAACTGAGGAAAGCTGGTTTTATACCATTCGACTGTGACTCGATTCCGGCCATTTTAGATTGTGGATACGAATCAAATGGAACTAACACACCATGTATGGATGAGTGCGATGTGTTGGAGGTTGATTTAGGACCGAAATCACTTAATTTCTTGGATAAGGATTGCTCCGATTCAGGGGAATCGATGATGGAGTCAGTGGTAGTAGAGGATCTTGTTTTGGTAGGAGAAAATGGTGAGACAATGGTCATGCTCGACTTGAGTAAAAGAGTTTCGGAATCCCTTTTCGAGGTTTCCAAAGAAGCAAAGATAAATAAGCATAATTTTCCACCTCTTTGGGGATTGGTGTCGATTCAAGGAAGGAGGCATGAGATGGAAGATTCTGCGGTAGCTTTACCACGATACTTGAGATTGCCTTCCCGAATGTTGAGTGATAACCCTCACTTATGTTCATCAGATCAAGATTTAACTGTCCATCTATTTGGAGTTTATGACGGACATGGAGGTTCCCAG GTTGCTAATTATTGCAAAAAGCGTCTTCATATAGCCTTAACCGAAGAGATTGATAAATCTAAACAAAATTTTAGTGACATTGAGTTTAGCTGGAAGGAGCAATGGATGAAGATTTTTCTTGATTGTTTTCGAAAATTGGATGATGAAGTTGGAGGTTCTCCCGAAATCGACGGAGATATTACCTCTAACCCGCTAGTGGTTCCACCCGTCGCTCCCGGCTCAGTTGGATCTACGGCTGTGGTGGCGATAGTTTCTTCGACCCATATCATTGTTGCGAATTGTGGTGATTCGAGGGCAGTCCTGTGTCGTGGGAAAGCAGCCGTGCCCTTATCTACCGACCATAAG CCTCGCAGAGAAGATGAGTGCGAAAGGATAGAAGCTTTGGGAGGCAAGGTTATTAGTTGGAATGGATATCGAGTTTCGGGCGTGCTCGCGGTGTCAAGATCCATTG GTGACAGATATTTGAGTCCATACATCATATCAGATCCAGAGATAACGTTCCATCCTCGAGCGAAGGAGGACGAGTGCCTTATTCTAGCTAGCGACGGCCTTTGGGACGTAATGACAAACGAGGAGGCTTGTGATTTGGCTCGAAGGCGAATCCTACTCTGGTACAAAAGAAACGGCGGTACCCTTTCCAAAGATAAAGATAGAGGTGAGGATACCGATCCTGCGGCACAAGATGCAGCCAACTACCTCTCACAGGTTGCTTTCCAAAGGGGAAGCATAGACAACATATCTGTGATTGTGGTGGATTTGAAAGCCCCGCGGAAGGGGAAAAAGAAGATGGTGTAA
- the LOC140831878 gene encoding uncharacterized protein, with amino-acid sequence MECNKEEAIRAMEMAEKKMEKNDFDVARRIAKKAQSIYPELENISQLITVCDVHCSSLKRVLGSEKDWYEILQVEKLADESTVKKQYRRLALFLHPDKNRFPGAEAAFKLICEANAVLSDPTKKALYDSKIRASSRSAPVYPPTHHINKNVQFNNTRKAQNSVSNGFTSLNLHQAAGSSSFSQENFWTSCPFCSFRYKYPRDYVNKSIRCQRCSKDFMACEISSQDIPLGSKWGPNSTQHMPSKPSSNQSCAFQEKGGNFKMGAQVKKGFSPADTDSRSNARRRTVQPEQGIQTGSGSGDARAVGTSNGDAFTTESGDLKSKGEKRDRKRGRKQVVESSESFDTSSESDNEYAFGGKNFNDSTIEMNSGPVGVHFPRRSTRKRQYVVYNESDDDFPSLAEGSQARKLPKDIEMEQKEVSGSGGEGSTHGIQNSFPARGGKLSVKLRIDVDTVEIESDSDQDLYSGDNSDVGVYHCPDTEFHNFDNDRDENTFRVNQIWACYDDLDGMPRYYAKVKEISRSPFKLRYTWLEADPKDEASKKCTEEQLPISCGCFKFGTTAITSSRLLFSHQMCTEKGQRRGSYIVHPGKGEIWALFSNRDVRWSSNPENRMFKYEIVEVLSNFVAGAGVKVVYLDKITGFVSLFQRTNQSESGSFLIGPNELYKFSHRVPCHKMKGDEREGVPEGSFELDPASLPLNPDDLYYPGKADMEPGTSNMGSNGEQNQLKMGTSAIPEGTSSPEEFVDVEDF; translated from the exons ATGGAATGCAACAAAGAAGAGGCCATCCGGGCCATGGAGATGGCTGAGAAGAAGATGGAAAAAAATGATTTTGATGTGGCTCGAAGAATTGCTAAGAAGGCGCAAAGTATTTACCCAGAGCTTGAGAATATTTCTCAGCTGATAACCGTCTGTGATGTTCACTGTTCATCTCTAAAAAGGGTTTTGGGATCCGAAAAGGACTGGTACGAAATTCTCCAAGTAGAAAAGTTGGCTGATGAGTCGACTGTCAAGAAACAATATCGGCGGCTTGCTCTTTTTCTTCATCCTGATAAGAATCGGTTCCCTGGTGCTGAGGCTGCTTTTAAGTTGATTTGTGAAGCCAATGCAGTGCTTTCGGACCCCACAAAGAAGGCTTTGTATGACAGTAAGATAAGAGCTTCGAGTAGATCTGCGCCAGTATATCCTCCTACTCACCACATAAATAAAAATGTTCAGTTTAACAACACACGCAAAGCTCAGAACAGTGTTTCTAATGGTTTCACCAGCCTGAATCTGCATCAAGCAGCAGGGTCAAGctctttctcgcaggaaaatTTCTGGACTTCGTGTCCTTTTTGCAGTTTTAGATACAAGTACCCAAGAGATTATGTGAACAAATCTATTCGCTGTCAGAGATGCTCAAAGGATTTCATGGCTTGTGAAATAAGTTCTCAAGATATTCCTTTGGGATCCAAGTGGGGCCCCAATAGCACTCAACACATGCCTTCAAAACCCAGCTCGAATCAATCCTGTGCTTTTCAAGAAAAGGGGGGAAACTTTAAAATGGGTGCTCAAGTTAAAAAAGGATTTTCGCCAGCAGATACTGACTCAAGGAGCAATGCCCGCAGGAGAACAGTTCAACCGGAACAAGGGATCCAGACAGGAAGTGGTTCTGGAGATGCCCGGGCAGTTGGGACATCCAATGGGGATGCATTTACTACAGAATCAGGAGATCTAAAAAGCAAAGGCGAGAAGAGGGACAGAAAGAGGGGCCGGAAGCAGGTAGTGGAATCTAGTGAAAGTTTTGATACCTCGAGTGAATCTGACAATGAATATGCTTTCGGTGGGAAAAATTTCAACGACTCGACGATCGAGATGAATTCTGGACCTGTGGGTGTCCATTTCCCTCGGAGATCAACTCGGAAAAGGCAGTATGTGGTATACAATGAAAGTGATGATGATTTTCCTTCCCTTGCAGAGggttcacaagcaaggaaattGCCAAAAGATATCGAAATGGAACAAAAGGAAGTTTCTGGTAGTGGTGGCGAAGGTTCCACACATGGCATTCAAAATAGTTTTCCCGCCAG AGGAGGGAAACTGTCGGTAAAACTGCGCATTGATGTTGATACTGTTGAAATAGAAAGTGATTCTGACCAAGATTTATATTCTGGTGATAATTCAGACGTGGGAGTTTATCACTGTCCTGATACGGAATTTCATAATTTTGATAATGATCGAGATGAAAACACTTTCCGTGTTAATCAAATATGGGCTTGTTATGATGACTTAGATGGCATGCCCAGATACTATGCCAAGGTGAAGGAGATTTCTAGATCTCCATTTAAATTGAGATATACGTGGCTTGAAGCTGACCCTAAAGATGAAGCTAGCAAGAAATGTACGGAGGAGCAGTTACCCATTTCTTGTGGCTGTTTCAAGTTTGGCACAACTGCAATCACTTCAAGCCGCCTTTTATTTTCACATCAAATGTGCACTGAAAAAGGGCAGAGAAGAGGTTCTTATATCGTTCATCCGGGAAAGGGGGAAATTTGGGCTCTTTTCAGTAACAGAGATGTCAGATGGAGTTCCAACCCAGAAAATCGCATGTTCAAATATGAAATCGTGGAGGTGCTCTCAAATTTTGTTGCAGGTGCTGGTGTAAAGGTTGTTTATTTGGATAAAATCACAGGGTTTGTGAGCCTTTTTCAAAGAACTAACCAAAGCGAGTCTGGCTCGTTTTTAATAGGGCCTAATGAGCTTTATAAATTTTCTCATCGTGTTCCCTGTCACAAAATGAAAGGCGATGAAAGAGAGGGTGTACCAGAAGGTTCTTTTGAACTTGATCCTGCTTCCCTACCGCTGAATCCAGATGATTTGTATTACCCGGGCAAAGCAGATATGGAACCTGGAACATCGAATATGGGAAGCAATGGCGAGCAGAATCAGCTAAAAATGGGTACATCTGCAATACCCGAGGGTACAAGCTCTCCAGAAGAGTTTGTGGACGTTGAAGATTTCTAA